The DNA segment CGCATTTGTTATTGTAATTTTAAGGTTTTCATAATCTTTTTCGCCAAAGTATTTTGCAACTTTTGTGCAGGCACCTGCGGCTATCAAAAGCCCTGTAGATGACAGAAGCCTTTGGATGGGAAATGCTATGGTAAGTGCTCCTATGGCATTTGGACCTACATATCTGCCTACATAAAATGTATCTACCATTCCGTATAATTCAGAAACAAGTAAAGATATGATAGCCGGAAAAGCAAACCGAAGCAGGACCTTTTCAACTTTACCTTCTGCAAAAGCTTTGCTGTTTATCCCATTTGAATACACTCCTATTTTTATCTTTTATATAACACATCTGATACCTTATTATTGTATACTATCAGCTATGCGGTTTTCATTCACTTATTCAAGGAATAACAGGTATCGTTTTAAGGTGTTTGCAAAAAAGGCTTTTCCCGGGAAAAAGAAAAAACACCTTTGTTTAGGTGCTTTTGATAATCAGCTTGCATTAAATAATATTAAGATTGCTCCGTGGCCTCGAATTTTCAAATTAAAATGCTGAACTGGCTTCTTTTTTCTAAAGTCCATAGTTATTTTAGGAATCGACGACAGCTTTAAAAGCCTTAGCTCTTCATCAGTCAAATGGCAAGGCTCTCCCATAGCCTTCCATTGATTGTAGCTGCTATTTATGCTCTCACTTGCCTCGTATATAATTACACGATAGTTGCGCCAAAGGTTGGTAATGTTTAGCGAGAAATTCCTTTCGGCAATATCACGGCCCTTTCCGGGTGCTTTCATATCTTGGCCGTTTGTATATAAAAGTATCTGAAAATCCTCCCCCTTTGACGTAACAATATGGCTTTCTCCTTGGTCTATTATGGTATCACCCAGCTGCCCTAAAAAATAGTAGGCATAGTATGAAGGTTTCTTCAGCCCTTCCCAGTTTAGCAGCCCCTTATCGCCAAAAAACACCGTATTAGCAGGGTTTTTAGCTTCTTGTAGTTCATCAATAGCTTTGACTTTATAGGGCTCTTTGTTATTTACTATTTGCCGTATAATAAAGGGGAGCATATAAGCCGTATCATAAATGGGATTTACATCGTGTTCGTTTAGGCATGCCTCTTTTACAGTAAAATCCCATTCATCCCTTAAAATGCTGTAAAATATATTTTTAAACTCGTAAGGTGCATCTTTATCTATGGTGTATCTCCATTTGCCGATTTCATAAGTTCCGTATTCTTCCTGGAAATAATCCAGAAAATAAGTCAGCAACTCTTTATACCTTATCGGTGTAAAGCCTTGAAAATTAAAGACTACATCAGGCCGTAAATCCATGGACATTAACGTATCCATAACTTTTTTCAGCTTTTTAAGATTTATAATGCCCTCAGAGTTAATTCCCATTTCCTGTGAAAATACTTCTTTTATACTGCCGTAGTCAAAACCAATTTCGTGCTGAATTGTCCTTAAAGAATCACAAACTTCTTTTTCTAAAATACTACAAGCCCTTGGAAGAATAATGGTATCCTTGTAATCGTGGATAAATTCTCCGAGGTTTTTATATACATCTACATTAATTTTAACTATTCTTTCTTCATAGTTGTACCTCTCATAATTTTCCAGGTAAGGTGACATGTATTTTAGTGCCGCACTCAAATCGTAAGATGTTATTTGCTTTGCCTGCTGAAACTTGTCTTCATCCAACTTATATTTCTTGCGGTACTGTAATGGGGTCATTTTGTAATGGCGCTTGAAATGCTTATTATAATACCTGGTATGAGAAAAACCCACTTCCTCAGATATTTCGGAAATAGTCATATCTGTATCAAGCAGCAGTTTCACCGATTCTTCAGCCCGCGTCAAGTTTACAAAATCCTGAAAGCTTATTCCCAGGGCATTTTTAATCTCATTTGAAAGATACTGTGCACTTAGGAATTCCTTCTTTGCGATATCCTGCAAAGATATTTTATTATTATAGTTGTTGAATATATACTTGGCTATCCTGTGATAGCGCTGAAGCTGTTCAATATTATCTTTTAAATCCCTGTTTTCATATATCAAATAGTGAAACTCGTTTATAAGTAAATACAAAAGCTCCACAAGGGTTTCCCTTACATATACATCATAATCCTCGCCCTTTTGCACCGCTTCGCAGAGTATGACGGAAAGATATTTTTTAAAAATCTCATAGTTTTCACCGACCTGGGATTCTCCTTCAAAAGAACAGTCAGTATAGAAATACATATTTTTTATATCTTCATAATACCTTTGAAAGAAATTCGGGTCTATATGCAGCATTAGTACAAGGTTTGATTTGTCTGCAAATATCCTATGTGCTTCATCCAAATTTATTATTTCAATTTCATTTTCAATAAGCCTGTAAGTATCCGACTCAATGGTTACGTTTATACTGCCCTTTAAAACCATGAGAATTTCTATGGATTGGTGCCAGTGTATGGGATATTCCCTTATATCCAACAGTTGAATATTAACAGGTATGCTTCCCGTGTACGATATGTGTTCCCTGCGCATGTGCATACTCCTTGCAAGTCTTAGTTTGCTCTGATACCTTTATTATACCACATTGACATTGTAACAGCTAAGCTTAGGTAAAGTCCCAAACATAGTTAGACCCCAGGATTTCCCGGATATTAAAGCTGAGATTATATATGAAGGAAATCTTGATACTTTAAAATCTAAAGTTTGAGCTTGGCTAGAGCATCAGCCAATTCGGTATTAATGGGCTTATCTTCGTCCTTTTTCTGTTTTTGCAGATATTTTGCTACATCTCTTTTTGAAACCTTATTATTGCCTTCGCTTGCCTTTCTTTCATTAAAAGCCGAAAGTTTTTCTCTATAACCACAGTTGCATATAAAGATTTGACCTTCCCCTTCCCCATGTAGCTCCAGTCTTTTATGACAATTGGGGCACCTGGCATTGGTTACTTTGCTCAGCTTCTCTCTGTATCCGCATTCTCGGTCTTGGCAGATAAGCATCTTGCCCTTTTTACCATTGACCTCCAGCATGTATTTCCCGCATTGGGGGCATTTGCTTCGGGTGAGATTGTCATGTCTGAACTTGTCTTCGCTGTTTTTAATGTCTTGAACTGCTCTTTTAGCATAATTTTTCATATCATTTACAAAAGTATCTTTTTTAAGGGCACCTTGGGCAATGGCACTTAGTTTTTGTTCCCACTGAGCAGTCAGAGCGGGAGACTTGAGTTCCTCAGGAACTAGGTCCAATAGCTGCCGACCCTTGGAGGTAATAAAGATATCTTTACCTCTTTTTTCAATCAAGAAACTGTTAAAGAGCTTTTCTATGATATCGGCCCGTGTGGCAACGGTCCCTATACCTCCCGTTTCACCAATTACCTTAATCAAATCCTTGTTGTCTTTGGGCATGTATTTTACCGGGTTTTCCATGGCCGCAAGCAAAGTTCCTTCATTTAATGGAGCCGGTGGCCTTGTTCGTCCTTGAGTTTGAAAAATAGAAGTTATCTTTAGGATGTCACCTTTACTCATGGTAGGTAGTATTTGCTCAAAAATTCCATCATTTAAGTTCTCATCTTCCGAGGATTCATCGTCAAAGCCTTCATAAACCTCTTTCCATCCTAAAGCTATAACAGTTTTCCCTTTGGCGATGAATATCTCTGTACCGATTTTAGCTTTTATGGTGGTTTGCTCATACTCAAAAGGTGGATACATTGCCGCTAAAAAGCGTTTTACCACGAGATCATATATTTTTCTTTCATTCTCGCTTAAGGAATCCAAAAAAGCCGGCTGTTCAGTAGGTATGATAGCATGGTGATCAGTTACTTTTCCGTTATCCACAAAGCTTTTGTTGCCTTTTATGGGTCGTTTAATCTTAA comes from the Tepidanaerobacter acetatoxydans Re1 genome and includes:
- a CDS encoding helix-turn-helix domain-containing protein, which translates into the protein MRREHISYTGSIPVNIQLLDIREYPIHWHQSIEILMVLKGSINVTIESDTYRLIENEIEIINLDEAHRIFADKSNLVLMLHIDPNFFQRYYEDIKNMYFYTDCSFEGESQVGENYEIFKKYLSVILCEAVQKGEDYDVYVRETLVELLYLLINEFHYLIYENRDLKDNIEQLQRYHRIAKYIFNNYNNKISLQDIAKKEFLSAQYLSNEIKNALGISFQDFVNLTRAEESVKLLLDTDMTISEISEEVGFSHTRYYNKHFKRHYKMTPLQYRKKYKLDEDKFQQAKQITSYDLSAALKYMSPYLENYERYNYEERIVKINVDVYKNLGEFIHDYKDTIILPRACSILEKEVCDSLRTIQHEIGFDYGSIKEVFSQEMGINSEGIINLKKLKKVMDTLMSMDLRPDVVFNFQGFTPIRYKELLTYFLDYFQEEYGTYEIGKWRYTIDKDAPYEFKNIFYSILRDEWDFTVKEACLNEHDVNPIYDTAYMLPFIIRQIVNNKEPYKVKAIDELQEAKNPANTVFFGDKGLLNWEGLKKPSYYAYYFLGQLGDTIIDQGESHIVTSKGEDFQILLYTNGQDMKAPGKGRDIAERNFSLNITNLWRNYRVIIYEASESINSSYNQWKAMGEPCHLTDEELRLLKLSSIPKITMDFRKKKPVQHFNLKIRGHGAILILFNAS
- a CDS encoding DNA topoisomerase III; this encodes MSKTLVLAEKPSVARDIARVMNCGKNGNGYLEGQKYIITWALGHLVTLAEPEAYGNRYKSWRMEDLPILPKDLKLEIIKQSRRQFNIVKEQMNRNDVNSIVIATDAGREGELVARWIIKMANVKKPIKRLWISSVTDKAIRDGFNNLKDGKQYENLYASAVARAEADWLVGINATRALTCKHNAQLSCGRVQTPTLAMIAKREEEIQNFKPRDFYGITATVGNLKLVWQDSQTRDIRTFDKGKIDRILASLRGKNAEVIDVTKTLKKSFAPQLYDLTQLQRDANKIFGFSAKETLSIMQRLYENHKLLTYPRTDSRFITTDIVATLEDRVKACGVGPYRTAAFKIKRPIKGNKSFVDNGKVTDHHAIIPTEQPAFLDSLSENERKIYDLVVKRFLAAMYPPFEYEQTTIKAKIGTEIFIAKGKTVIALGWKEVYEGFDDESSEDENLNDGIFEQILPTMSKGDILKITSIFQTQGRTRPPAPLNEGTLLAAMENPVKYMPKDNKDLIKVIGETGGIGTVATRADIIEKLFNSFLIEKRGKDIFITSKGRQLLDLVPEELKSPALTAQWEQKLSAIAQGALKKDTFVNDMKNYAKRAVQDIKNSEDKFRHDNLTRSKCPQCGKYMLEVNGKKGKMLICQDRECGYREKLSKVTNARCPNCHKRLELHGEGEGQIFICNCGYREKLSAFNERKASEGNNKVSKRDVAKYLQKQKKDEDKPINTELADALAKLKL